Proteins encoded in a region of the Zea mays cultivar B73 chromosome 4, Zm-B73-REFERENCE-NAM-5.0, whole genome shotgun sequence genome:
- the LOC109946096 gene encoding uncharacterized protein has translation MCLAVLSPLFGVTEEGVNQTQKHQLMLVWYFKPCLYMDAGLASAVTTLRTCTDVAHVLEQFRLAWCGKLVRDARTVVPSRTSASTSSSLGVETELSMHAGGARCDQYYPCLINDDNGDGHDIWSILY, from the exons ATGTGCCTAGCCGTTCTGTCTCCATTATTTGGGGTTACCGAGGAG GGGGTGAACCAAACACAAAAACATCAGCTCATGCTCGTGTGGTATTTTAAGCCCTGCCTCTACATGGACGCCGGCCTCGCTTCCGCGGTCACCACGCTCCGGACCTGCACCGATGTCGCGCACGTGCTCGAGCAGTTTCGTCTCGCCTGGTGCGGCAAGCTCGTTCGGGACGCCCGCACCGTCGTTCCGTCAAGGACCTCTGCTTCGACCTCTTCATCATTAGGGGTGGAAACAGAGCTTTCAATGCATGCTGGAGGTGCGCGATGTGATCAATATTATCCATGCTTGATAAATGATGACAATGGTGATGGCCATGATATATGGTCAATATTGTATTGA